Proteins encoded within one genomic window of Glandiceps talaboti chromosome 3, keGlaTala1.1, whole genome shotgun sequence:
- the LOC144433443 gene encoding creatinase-like: protein MLRAALSGWSSRLVTSLTRPACSAVSLQGTTRWQSTGPTDLNLNPVNKDMPRLIDLKNGQKVKCTFSEDEMTRRVNGLRSFMEDNGIVASIFTSYHNINYFSDFLYTKFGRHYGLVITMDKSISISANIDGGQPWRRTFGGDNVVYTDWHQDNFYFALGEVLRDYTGKIGVEYDSVPLDNFKQFEKALPVRPLVDVGLPTMKMRMMKSSEEIELIKQGARIADLGGYACVDAITAGVREHEVALAGTQAMVREIADTYPHAELRDTWVWLQSGLNTDGAHNPVTSRRIENGDILSLNCFPMIAGYYTALERTMFLNHVTSDRHLELWEINCDVHRRGLELIRPGIRCSEIAAELNEIYKKHNVLQYRTFGYGHSFGTLCHYYGREAGLELREDVNTVLEPGMVVSMEPMIMIPEGQEGAGGYREHDILVVTEDGAENITKFPFGPEHLILKK, encoded by the exons ATGTTGCGCGCTGCACTCTCTGGTTGGTCATCTCGACTCGTGACGTCATTGACACGACCAGCATGCTCAGCTGTCTCACTGCAAGGAACGACAAGATGGCAGAGCACAGGACCTACAGATCTGAACTTGAACCCGGTTAACAAAGACATGCCCAGGCTAATAGACTTAAAGAATGGGCAAAAG GTAAAGTGTACTTTCTCGGAAGATGAAATGACACGTCGGGTAAATGGTCTGCGGTCATTCATGGAAGACAATGGAATTGTCGCCAGTATCTTCACTTCTTATCACAATATAAACTatttcagtgactttttgtaTACTAAATTTGGTCGTCATTATGGACTAGTTATTACTATGGACAAATCCATTAGTATATCAGCTAATATTGATGGCGGTCAACCCTGGCGACGTACATTTGGTGGCGACAATGTAGTATACACCGACTGGCATCAGGATAACTTCTACTTTGCTCTTGGTGAAGTTTTAAGAGATTACACGGGGAAGATAGGGGTTGAGTACGACAGCGTTCCTTTGGATAATTTCAAGCAATTTGAAAAGGCGTTACCAGTACGACCATTGGTGGATGTTGGCTTGCCAACAATGAAAATGAGAATGATGAAATCCTCTGAAGAGATAGAGCTCATCAAACAGGGTGCTCGTATTGCTGATTTAGGGGGATATGCATGTGTTGATGCTATTACTGCAGGTGTTCGTGAACACGAAGTGGCATTGGCGGGAACACAGGCCATGGTCCGAGAAATTGCAGATACATACCCTCATGCAGAGTTAAGAGATA CATGGGTATGGTTGCAGTCAGGTTTAAATACTGATGGTGCTCATAATCCTGTTACTTCAAGACGTATAGAGAATGGTGATATCCTTAGTTTGAATTGTTTCCCAATGATTGCTGG ATACTACACAGCACTTGAGCGTACCATGTTCCTAAACCATGTGACTTCTGATCGGCATTTGGAATTATGGGAAATCAATTGTGATGTACATCGTAGAGGACTTGAACTTATACGTCCCGGAATCAGATGTAGTGAAATAGCGGCAGAATTGAATGAAATCTATAAGAAACATAACGTCCTACAATACAGGACTTTTGGATATGGTCATTCATTTGGAACTCTCTGCCATTATTATGGACGGGAAGCAG gACTGGAATTGAGAGAGGATGTGAATACTGTACTAGAACCAGGAATGGTGGTATCCATGGAACCGATGATAATGATTCCTGAAGGTCAAGAAGGAGCAGGAGGGTATCGGGAACATGATATTCTGGTTGTAACAGAAGATGGTGCAGAAAATATCACCAAGTTTCCATTTGGACCGGAACATCTCATCTTGAAAAAATAG